From Brachyspira pilosicoli, a single genomic window includes:
- a CDS encoding PTS sugar transporter subunit IIB: MIKLLRIDDRLVHGQVAVSWVSFTGADTLLVANEQAVNDKMMQAAFSMATPPQVLLSIKNIEGAILVINNPKHENRNILVITASIDDALTICNNTNSIKTICLGGIRKAESKKMIDMQVYLDEHDINNLKKLHELNKEIFLQAVPTGRKLGYEDIIKEFYK, from the coding sequence ATGATAAAATTATTAAGAATTGATGATCGTCTTGTACATGGTCAAGTCGCTGTAAGTTGGGTATCTTTTACAGGTGCTGATACTTTATTGGTTGCAAATGAACAGGCTGTCAATGATAAGATGATGCAGGCTGCTTTTAGTATGGCAACTCCGCCTCAAGTTTTGTTATCCATAAAGAATATAGAAGGTGCTATATTAGTTATTAATAATCCTAAGCATGAAAATAGAAATATACTAGTTATCACAGCTTCTATAGATGATGCTTTAACTATTTGTAACAATACGAATTCTATAAAAACAATATGTTTGGGAGGGATTAGAAAAGCTGAATCTAAGAAAATGATTGATATGCAGGTATATTTAGATGAGCATGATATAAATAATTTAAAAAAGCTACATGAATTAAATAAGGAAATTTTTTTGCAAGCTGTTCCTACTGGACGAAAGCTTGGATATGAAGATATCATAAAAGAATTTTATAAATAA